The genomic DNA ACCAGCAGGACAGAGACCCCGGCCGCCATGTGGTGGAAGCCCAGTCTGGGGGCCCCGGGGAGGGCTAGAGAGGCCAGGGCCCCGGGCAGGGTGGGGACCAGTCCTGGGTAGTGGGAGGACACTGGGAgaggtgagagggtgagagagaggagataagagagagggagagaggagaggagagagaggagagagaggagagagggagagagagaggagagaggggagagagaggagaggagagagaggagataagagagagggagagagaggagagagaggagagagggagagagagaggagataagagagagggagagagaggagaggagagagagggagggagaggagaggagagagagggagacagaggagaggagagagagagagagagaggagagagggagagagagaggagagagagagagagagagagagagagagagagagagagagagagagagagagagagagagagagaggagagagaagtgagagggagagagggagagagagagaagtgagagggagagagaggagagagaggagagagaggagagagaggagagagaagtgagagggagagagaggagagaggagagagaggagagagaggagagagaggagagagaggagagaggggggagagagagagaggagagagagaggagagagaggagagagaggagagagagggagagagagaggagagagaggagagagagagggagagagagaggagggagagagaggagagaggagagagaggagagagaggagagagggagagagaggagagagagaggagagagaggagagagaggagagagagaggagagagaggagagagaggagagagagggagagagagaggagagagaggagagagagagagagagagaggaggaacgaaAGACAGaattgagagaggagagagaggagagagaggagagagggagagagaggagagagaggagagaggggagagagagaggagagagaggagagagagaggagagagaggagagagaggagagagaagtgagagggagagagggagagagagaggagagaggagagatcgCGATTAGCATTAGCCTGCAATGTTTAGCTCTTCATGAAAACTATACCCAGGACCCCGCCCATAGTACTAAGTTATATCAGTTATATCATCTTGCATAGCTACATGGGACGGGTGTTACATAAAtggaggcactgctgggagttaaTTCAAGTTAGCAGACAAAGCACGTAATAACTTTTAGGCATAGGGGACAATTAATAGCGAACCCGTGAAGTATACTAGTAGATTTATCAAGTTGCAAGTATGACGAGCCAAACGCGTAGTCCCTCAGCGCTTGACTTAGTTAACCGGTGCAGGGGAGAGGGAGTAGATGTAGAACATGCTCTGTTGATTTATGGAGTGCCAGAAAACATTACCGTGGATGTTATAGAGGAAACAGCAGAGACAATCAAAGCCTTAGGTAAAGTGTGAGTAAGGGGAAAAATGTTTCACTCAACATCAATCACTAATGGTGTTGTGAGAGTGCCGCGAAGTCATTGAACCCACCCTGATCACCTCCGAATTGACGCCAATAATGGGTGGAAGGGTATGGAACACAGTGCACGCAATAGGAGAAGACCTTGATGACATCAAGGACTTCACCGAGAAGTTACTCACACTTCTTCGTCAAGAGGGAAAAAACATGGATGATATTCAGAGATTATGCAGTCCCAATATACCGGGGAACAGCAGCCCGGAGTCTATTATCTGTGCAGTTGGCGATGTATGGGGCAGAACCAATAGACCGCCAGACAGTAATTCTTATAGACGTCTGAGGACTTACTCTGGCGTCACTCCTACTCCTGGAGGCGAAGAATGCCTAGATAGTTGGTTGGAGCAGGCCAAATTCATGGTAAATGAAGGTGAATGTTCTGTGAAGGAAAAACGAAGGAGAATACTTGAGTATCAAAGGCCCGGCCTTAGAGATCATTCAGGCTGTGCGTATGGCTGAACCTGATGCTAGCCCCATGGAGTATATCCATGCCATAGAGAGCATATTTGGTACGACAGAGTCGGGGGAAGATCTCTACATTTCATTCCGATCCCTACAACAGCAGGCGGTAGAGAGATTGTCTGATTTCCTCCAACGATTAGAGAGGTCTCTTATTAAAGTAGTGCATGGAGGTGGTCTTCAGGTTAGCGCCGCTAACCAGGCCAGAGTTGAGCAGCTAATTAGAGGTTCAACTTCTGATCTCCTTTTACTTCAGTTGAGAGTTAGGGAGTGGAAAGATAATCCCCCTACCTTCCTGAATTTATTACAAGAGAATCGTGAAGAAGAAGGCCGCCAGTCTGCAAGACAGAGCTTAGTAGCCCCTCTGCGTCGTCAGAATGTGCGCGCAGTACGAGCAGAGAAAGAAGTTGAGCCTGAGTCGGCTTACCAGAGTGAAATTAGAGCACAGATGGAAGAATGGAAAgctaagatgggtgagaaaacAAGAACCCAGTACCAGCTACCATCTGATGGGCCACCAGGTGGtacaaaggaaatgaaaaaacagaaagctgAGTCACACCCTGAAATGCAGTGACTTAGAAGACAAGTGAAAGCATTAGAAGATAAAATGAGTGTCATGGCGATGAACTTCACTGGTGATTCCCCACGAGAGACTACGTCCCCGTTCAATCGATACAAAGCTGCACCAAGCCACAAACCTGTTCCATTCAAAGTGCAGTCGTTCAGTAAGCCTGATGAATACTTCTGTTACCGATGTGGAGAGAATGGACATATTGCTCCAAGGTGCACAGGACCGGAGAATCCACAGGAAGTCATCAAGAGACTCATACGTCTGGTGCGAGCAGCACCAGAGGGACCAAAAGAGAACCCAAATAACCCCTCAGGAGAGCAGCATATTGCTAGGGGCCACAAGGTAGAAGCCCTTGAAAAAGATCCCAGGCTGCCTGAGGGTCTAGTGGGTCCTTCAATGATTCACTCCATCAAAGTAAATGATTCTCCCTGCCAGGCTCTCATGGACAGCGGTTCCAACGTGACCATAATATTTGAGAGCTGGTATAACGAACACTTGCAGGATGTCCCTATACAGCCCGTTTCTTGCTTAGGTCTTTGGGGGTTGTCTGACACTGATTATCCTTACAAAGGTTATGTAGTGGTAGAGATGGAGTTTCCAGAAAAATTGACAGGGGTGCAAGGACCCATAGTTGTATTAGCTTTGATCTGTCCTGAGCCCAAGCACTACAACCAGAGCCCTGTGATTGTAGGCACCAACGCATCTCTGTTTCACCGACTGTGGGAACTGATGGAAGAAAGTGGCGATAAAAACATTGTTAATTCCATGCAAATCCAACCATTGTATGCCCCGTTCAAACTCAGCTTAGTCAGTCAGTGGCCATAGATCATGTTGTTGGACAAGTGAAATAGCAAGGACCTGGTCCACTCTCCATAGCCCAAGGTTAAAAGTGTTATGCACCCACTTCACAGTCACTCCCCGCTGGCGTGCTAGTTCAGCCAGGAGTGCTTCCGAATGCTGACATAGACACTAACCGTTTCACAGTGCTCATTCATAATGAGTCGAAAAAGAAAACCTCTATACCTATTGGAACTGTTATTGCAGAGATGTGTGCTGTGGATACCGTTACGCCAGTCCAAACCTCTAAATTACCCGCAGATTCGATAGATCTAGATCTATTTGATTTTGTCGATTCTCCTATCCCGAGGATTGGAAGACTCGAATCCGCCAGAAGCTAGCTGGCAAGCGGAATGTTTTCTCCCTACAAGAGTGGGATGTGGGTTTGGCCATGGGGGTGGAGCACCCCATACACCTGCATGACCACAGACCATTTCAGGAAAGGTCCCGCCGATTGGCACCCGCGGATATCGACGATGTGCGACGACACATACAGCAGTTGCTGGCCGCTGGCATTATCAAAGAGTCCCGTAGTCCCTACGCCTCACCGATTGTGGTAGTTCGTAAGAAGAACGGAAGTATCCAAATCTGTATTGATTACAGAACCCTCAACCGACGCACAATACCGGACCAGTACACGATGCCCCGCATCGACGATGCCTTGGACTGTCTATCAGGAAGCAAGTGGTTCTCAGTATTGGACCTGAGGAGTGGTTACTATCAGATACCTATGAAAGAGGAGGATAAAGAGAAGACAGCCTTCATTTGTCCCCTCGGATTCTATCAATTTGAGCGCATGCCGCAAGGAATAACCGGAGCGCCTGCAACTTTTCAGCGGTTGATGGAAAAAGTCGTTGGGGACATGCATCTCCTCCAAGTACTTGTATACTTGGACGATATTATCGTTTTTGGAAAAACGCTGGAGGAGCATGAGCAGCGTCTTCTGAAAGTTCGGATTAGGCTAGAAGAAGTTGGTTTGAAGGTTTCGATTGACAAATGCCAATTTTGTCAGACTGAAGTAAAGTATGTGGGTCACATTGTTTCCGAGGCTGGGATTGCCACCGACCCTAAGAAAGTGGATGTGGTGAAAAACTGGAAGGAGCCCACCAATCTGAAATCACTGAAGTCATTCCTCGGATTTTGCGGATATTATCGCCGGTTTATTGCAAACTACTCTGCTATTGTCCGTCTCCTCACAGAGCTCACAAAAGGATATCCGCCCACTTGGCATGAGAAGAGAGATCCAACCAAGACCTACTTCAATGAGTCAGAGCCATTTGGAGAGCGTTGGAACCAGGTTTGTCGAGATGCTGTCAAGAAGATCATTGAGTGTCTAATTCATGCCCCTGTGTTAACACATTAACATATGTGCTTACCTCAGCCAAGCTCAATGCCACTGGACATCGCTGGCTGGCCGTCCTGTCCACTTACGAGTTTTCGACCGAATATCGTCCTGGGCGTCACAACATTGATGCTGACCTGTTGTCCCGGCAGTACGCCACCACCGAAGCTAACGACTGGACAAGCATCCTGCAGTCAGGCATCAACGCTGTCTGCAAGCATGCTCGTATCCGTATAGCCCTCGGCGCTGCCCCGGTCAGACTAGTTGAGCAACTAGGAGCTCCCGCCGTAGCTGTACCAGAAGCTTATGCATTGCCTGTGAACTTAAGCCTAAGCACCCTTGACCAGCTGAGTCCGAAAGACATTGAGACAGCCCAAGACATGGACCCCGTGATTGGACCTGTGAAAAAAGCCTTTGAAACTAATAAGGTACTGACTCATGCTAAAAGCAACCCTCCTAATACTGCCCTGCTCATTCGTGAAGGCAGTAAACTTGAGTTACAAGAGGGAATACTCTTCAGAGTAACAAAGAAAACTGTCTGGAAGAAAGATTAGGCAGCTCGTCTTGCCCGAGAAATACCGGACTGTGGTATTAAGGTCCCTGCATTACGAGTGTGGACACATGGGAGTGGACCGAACCACCGAACTGATTAGAGACCAATTCTATTGGCCCCGCATGACAACTGAGGTTGAACAGTACATCCCAACCTGTGGAAGATGTATCTCCAGAAAGACTCCAGAAAGACTCTCCCTCATCGTGCCTCATTAGTTGACTGAGATAACTAGTCAAGGCCCCTTGGATCTAGTCTGTATTGACTTCCTGCAGATAGAGCCCGATTCCAAAGGGGTTGCTACTGGTTAGTGGTAACGGACCACTACACACGTTATGCCCAGGCGTTTCCTACTAAGGATCAAAAAGCTCTCACTGTAGCCAAAGTACTCTGGGAGAAATTCTTTGTGCATTACGGTCTACCTGCAAGGATACACTCTGATCAGGCCAGAGATTTTGAGAGTCGGCTGATCAAGGAGTTTCTTACTATGCTAGGGATCCGTAAATCACGCACGACACCCTATCATCCACAAGGGGATCCCCAACCGGAAAGATTCAATCGCGCTCTTCTGGCGATGCTTGGCACCATGGACCCTGCACAGAAACAATACTGGAGCCAGCACAGTCAATTAGTACATGCGTACAACTGTACTAAAAATGATGCTACTGGATACTCTCCCTATTGCCTGATGTTCGGACGGGAAGCCAGATTACCCattgacatttgttttggtACATCACCTGATGGAGGGAGTGAGTCCTCTCAGCAGTATGTTGCCATGGCTGACCACTAGGTACCCATGGGGCTGCCTTTGTGATCTACAGGTAAAgaccagttgttgttgttgctatacATTGTGATTGTTATATTGATACACAATGTGACACGGTTGCTAATGCTAATCGCTAATCGCGATTAGCCTGCGATGTTTAGCTCTTCATGTAAACTAGCCAGGAATCCACATATGGACTTTAAGTGACTTATGTGATGCAGGAGACGCTCGCTTGTGTCGGAGAGAGACGACCGGGAAGCTCTCGTGGATCACGACGGAGAGCTGTTTCCCGTGTCTGCTGCCCAGACTGTCGCTGCTGTTTCAGCGAGTTCCTTTATGTTCTACCGGACACCATCCACCCGCTTTTCTTCACCTTCCCCTCTGAACACTCCCTGGTCGTGAGTACCTAACGCACTCTGCCCGTGCCTTTTTTGTTTGATGCTTGTGTGGACAAGTGAAGCAGCCACTGCTGTTTTAGGCATCCACGATCCCCAGCAACGACTCAGGCCTGCAACAGGGgttttgttagtgtgtgtgccagtgtgggtgtgtgagggtGGGTTTGCTCTacgtattcatatatatatttgttcaccTATGGCTGCTGCTAATCTGATTATTATATTCATTCTGAGTTCAGTTATTGTGTAGGGATCGTTTTTTGGAATACttgttaataaatatattgcCAGTAACAGCGTCATCACTTTCAAAACTATACCCAGGACCCATAGTACTAAGTTATATCATTTATATCATCTTGCATAGCTACATGGGACGGGTGTTACAATAACGTACTACAGGgtgataataatattacatgtcatttagctgacgcttttatccaagcgacttacaataagtgcattaaaccatgagtccaaactcagaacaagtatcaagcaagtacaatttcttcaataacgttaaactacaaagtgctatcagtaagagacatttaagtgctactaaagtgttaaactacaaagtgctatcagtaagagacatttaagtgttactacagtgttaaactacaaagtgctatcagtaagagacatttaagtgttactacagtgttaaactacaaagtactatcagtaagagacatttaagtgctactaaagtgttaaactacaaagtgctatcagtaagagacatttaagtgttactacagtgttaaactacaaagtgctatcagtaagagacatttaagtgctactaaagtgttaaactacaaagtgctatcagtaagagacatttaagtgttactaaagtgttaaactacaaagtgctatcagtaagagacatttaagtgctactaaagtgttaaactacaaagtgctatcagtaagagacatttaagtgttactacagtgttaaactacaaagtgctatcagtaagagacatttaagtgttgctaaagtgttaaactacaaagtactatcagtaagagccatttaagtgccgCTAAAgcattaaactacaaagtaatatcagtaagagacatttaagtgccgCTAAagcgttaaactacaaagtgctatcagtaagagacatttaagtgctactaaagtgctaccatAATAATAACGTACTAGCAGGCTGCAGggtgataataatataataataataataataatgacatacTAGCAGGCTGCAGGGTGAAGGCTGGCGAAAAGCTGTGAGTCGCTCCAGCGTACGGACCAGCGGAGATGATCCCTGGAGCTGCAGACAAGAAACATCTGAACCAGACCCACCTTGACAAGGGGTGtatgtataggtgtgtgtgtgtgtgtgtgtgtgtgtgtgtgtgtatatatatatatatatatacgtatatatatatatatatatatatatatatgtatatatatatatatatacacgtatatatatatatatatatatatatatatatatatatatatatatatatatatatatatatatatatatatatatatatatatatatatatatatatatatatatatatatatatatatatatatatatatatatatatatgtgtgtgttgggggggagAGTCTCACTGAAGGCAGTGGCCATGGCCGGGTGCTCCATGGTGGGCTGGCTGTCCCCGGTGGGGAGGTCTGGCCTGGTGAAGTCGCGGCTCTTCTCGTTGTTGTACTTGACGTTGAGGCTGGTGAGTTTGGAGAAGCTGATCCTCAGCGTGCAGCAGCCGTTGTAGATGTTCTGTCCGTCCAGAGACTGAAAGACAGCAGACACTCAGCTCCGTGAACTGTGAACGAATTACAGAAGAGAGCGGTGGGACGCGGCGCTCACCAGTTTAGCTGACTGGGCGGCCGCTCCGTCGGCATACTGCAGCAGAGCTTGGAACTGGCTGTTCTTGGTGAAGACAATGATCCGCAGCACCGTGCCAAACTTTGAGAAGATCTGAGGACCAGACGGGAAACCGTGTATTCAGAGGAGGTGGTTTAAAGTTCATGATGGTTTAAgttccttgtgttgttgttgtgtttacctggcagAGCGCGTCCAGGGTGACGGGGTAGACCAGGTTCTCCACCACGACTCTCAGCACGGCACTCGGAGCCGACATAGCTGGGTCCACATGAGACGTAGTGAGGGCACGAAGAGCTGCCTGGGCCCTCTGAGATAGGAACACATGCTAATAGGTGCCAATAGATGCTAACATATGCCAACAGATGCTAACAGATGCTAACACATGCTGACAGATGCTAACACATGCTAATTGATGCTAACACAAGCCAATAGATGCTAACAGATGCTAACACATGCTGAAAGATGCTAACATATGCCAATTGATGCTAACACAAGCCAATAGATGCTAACAGATGCTAAAACATGCCGACAGATGCTAACATATGCCAATTGATGCTGACCAATGCCAAATGATGCTAACGGATGCCAATTGATGCTAACAGGCGCCAATTGATGCTAACAGACACCAACAGTATAGAGTGTACCTCCTGATTGGGGGAGCTGTCCGTCTTGAGCTCCTTGTGGTTGGAGAACTGGACGTAGACCAGATGGTTCCTGATGATGGGCATCACTGTGGAGTAATAACCCACCATGTTCTGAGCCGCTTCCTCTGAGTTCATCTCCAAGAAGGCCTGAAGGGGACACAGGACAGTTTAGTAGGGACAGATCAATAAGGAACATATGGGTATTTAGACGGCTGCCCAAAAGGGGGACGCGCGAGTAGGGGACGAGTAGTGCAACCGACGGTTCCCTACAGGGAACGGTTCCCGGTTCCCTACAGGGAACGGTTCCCTACAGGGAACGGTTCCCTACAGGGAACGGTTCCCTACAGGGAACGGCTCTGTGAGGGGGATGGGCAAGTAGAAAACCAACTGTAAAGTCCTGCACCTGGTTCTTGGCTTTGAGCATCAGCAGGTTGGTGATGTCTCCGAACGGCAGGCCGAGGCTGATCACCTCGGCCTCGCTGATGTCGTTGGGGAGCTTGCGGATGTGGATGACCCTGGACGGCACCCCGGGACCTCGTATGTCTCCTTTGAACTTCTTACTGTCGTTTCCATTGGCTGCAGAGGACAGGAAGCAACGACAAGCTCATCAAGAGGTTCTTTGATCCAAACCATCACTGCTCCTGTCAGTTGTTATCTTATCACCAGTCATTAAATACATTGACAGTTCACAGATAATAACCCTGATATCATATCTGACCTGTGGCGCTCATGATATATGGGCCGGTGGAGACGCTGGGGAATAGCTCTTCAGATCCTCTCTGAAACAGCAGAAGACGTGTCAGCAGAGAAGAAACTAAAGGACAGTTTGTCCTCAGAGAGACATCAATGCTGCTGGGATCAGTGTCTTTGATGAGTCCTATGAAGACAAAGTAAAGcaggaaacagggggggggggggggattaatgaGAAGCTGCTGATTCACTCTGAGCCCGGCAGCTTGACGTCACAGAGCTTCATGCACCATTATAAATATTAATCAAAGGCCTTTCTTGGTcaaataaccctaaccctgacaaaactgaactacttttccttccagggaaaggctctcccacccacgacctgactacaaggaacctcggtgtgacactcaactctccctgactgccaacattactgagAGAACATgttcctgtaggtccatgctacacaacatcctgtggatctacgctacacaacatcatgtaggtccatgctacacaacatcctgtaggtccatgctacacaacatcctctGGATCtacgctacacaacatcctgtaggtccatgctacacaacatcatgtaggtccacgctacacaacatcctgtaggtccatgctacacaacatcctgtaggtccatgctacacaacatcctgtaggtccatgctacacaacatcctgtggatctacgctacacaacatcatgtaggtccacgctacacaacatcctgtaggtccatgctacacaacatcctgtaggtccacgctacacaacatcctgtaggtccatgctacacaacatcctgtaggtccatgatgcacaacatcctgtaggtccatgctacacaacatcctgtaggtccatgatacacaacatcctgtaggtccatgctacacaacatcctgtggatctacgctacacaacatcctgtaggtccatgctacacaacatcatgtaggtccacgctacacaacatcctgtaggtccatgctacacaacatcctgtggatctacgctacacaacaccctgtaggtccatgctacacaacatcatgtaggtccacgctacacaacatcctgtaggtccatgctacacaacatcctgtggatctacgctacacaacatcatgtaggtccacgctacacaacatcctgtaggtccatgctacacaacatcctgtaggtccatgctacacaacatcctgtggatctacgctacacaacatcatgtaggtccatgctacacaacatcctgtaggtccatgctacacaacatcctgtggatctacgctacacaacatcatgtaggtccacgctacacaacatcatgtaggtccacgctacacaacatcctgtaggtccatgctacacaacatcctgtaggtccatgctacacaacatcctgtggatctacgctacacaacatcatgtaggtccacgctacacaacatcctgtaggtccacgctacacaacatcctgtaggtccacgctacacaacatcctgtggatctacgctacacaacatcctgtaggtccatgctacacaacatcctgtggatctacgctacacaacatcctgtaggtccatgctacacaacatcctgtaggtccacgctacacaacatcctctGGATCtacgctacacaacatcctgtaggtccatgctacacaacatcctgtggatctacgctacacaacatcctgtaggtccatgctacacaacatcctgtaggtccacgctacacaacatcctctGGATCtacgctacacaacatcctgtaggtccatgctacacaacatcctgtaggtccatgctacacaacatcctctGGATCtacgctacacaacatcctgtaggtccatgctacacaacatcatgtaggtccacgctacacaacatcctgtaggtccatgctacacaacatcatgtaggtccatgctacacaacatcctgtggatctacgctacacaacatcatgtaggtccacgctacacaacatcctgtaggtccatgctacacaacatcctgtaggtccacgctacacaacatcctgtaggtccacgctacacaacatcctgtaggtccacgctacacaacatcctgtaggtccatgctacacaacatcctgtaggtccacgctacacaacatcctgtaggtccacgctacacaacatcctgtaggtccatgatgcacaacatcctgtaggtccatgctacacaacatcctgtaggtccatgctacacaacatcctgtggatctacgctacacaacatcctgtaggtccatgctacacaacatcatgtaggtccacgctacacaacatcctgtaggtccatgctacacaacatcctgtggatctacgctacacaacaccctgtaggtccatgctacacaacatcatgtaggtccacgctacacaacatcctgtaggtccatgctacacaacatcctgtggatctacgctacacaacatcatgtaggtccacgctacacaacatcctgtaggtccatgctacacaacatcctgtaggtccatgctacacaacatcctgtggatctacgctacacaacatcatgtaggtccatgctacacaacatcctgtaggtccacgctacacaacatcatgtaggtccacgctacacaacatcctgtaggtccacgctacacaacatcctgtaggtccacgctacacaacatcctgtaggtccacgctACACAACATCATGTAGGTCCATgatgcacaacatcctgtaggtccatgctacacaacatcctgtaggtccatgctacacaacatcctgtaggtccatgatacacaacatcctgtaggtccatgctacacaacatcctgtaggtccatgctacacaacatcctgtaggtccatgctacacaacatcatgTAGGTCCATgatgcacaacatcctgtaggtccatgatgcacaacatcctgtaggtccatgatgcacaacatcctgtaggtccatgctacacaacatcctgtaggtccatgctacacaacatcctgtggatctacgctacacaacatcctgtggatctacgctacacaacatcctgtaggtccatgctacacaacatcctgtaggtccacgctacacaacatcctgtaggtccacgctacacaacatcctgtaggtccatgctacacaacatcctgtggatctacgctacacaacatcctgtaggtccatgctacacaacatcctgtaggtccacgctacacaacatcctgtaggtccacactGGACAACATCCACAGGTTCTGATCATCtcacgtctagactactgtaactcctccttcaggtctacctgctaaggccatccgatccctgcagctcatccagaatgcagctgctcgactggtctttaacctaaattcacccacactactccgctcccgtcactggttaccggtggccgcagcatccgcttcaaaacattggtgcTTCGTAGTCTACATcgaggacatggtctaacccagtggttcccaaagtgggggtcgcgacccctaggggggcgcggtggtactacaggggggtcgcggcttcatcaccaacccacacacacagacaccggtaaaacaatataaaataaccgacgtgacatgcactgtgttccaaccacgccaccagagcggctcatgtcacagaccgactgtggcaaaaccagcgagagcgagagagcgagagagcgagagagagcgagcgcgcGCCCGAACGAGAGATTttatacagttcatgcattataatgcaattcattaaaaaccaagaaaaatttggggtcgggttgcgggggggggggggggggggggggggggggggggggggggggggtcgtccaatattcctatatcatcaaagggggtcttgacagaaaaagtttgggaaccactggtctaacctcacaccccagcccgttcactctGCTCGGCTTCTActaatcagcttgtagctccttcacttcgagctaaacactcaaagtcacgactgtttgctgtcctggctcctcattggtggaacgagctccc from Cyclopterus lumpus isolate fCycLum1 chromosome 4, fCycLum1.pri, whole genome shotgun sequence includes the following:
- the ptbp1b gene encoding polypyrimidine tract-binding protein 1b isoform X1, translated to MKRHWAFKVKYKTVLLYFHGALYPLSQSARGSGLARLQCFADGPIRELLPDAILSVGAVCAGSPTARCMGPVALVPRCAMDGSVHQDLTGGTKRGSEELFPSVSTGPYIMSATANGNDSKKFKGDIRGPGVPSRVIHIRKLPNDISEAEVISLGLPFGDITNLLMLKAKNQAFLEMNSEEAAQNMVGYYSTVMPIIRNHLVYVQFSNHKELKTDSSPNQERAQAALRALTTSHVDPAMSAPSAVLRVVVENLVYPVTLDALCQIFSKFGTVLRIIVFTKNSQFQALLQYADGAAAQSAKLSLDGQNIYNGCCTLRISFSKLTSLNVKYNNEKSRDFTRPDLPTGDSQPTMEHPAMATAFTPGIISAGPYAGATHSFSPAFTLQPAMSSHYPGLVPTLPGALASLALPGAPRLGFHHMAAGVSVLLVSNLNPERVSPHCLFVLFGVYGDVMRVKILFNKKENALVQMSDCTQAQLAMSHLSGQQLHGKSLRITPSKHSSVQLPREGHEDQGLTKDYSNSPLHRFKKPGSKNYSNIFPPSATLHLSNIPPSVVEDDLKMLFSTSGAMVKAFKFFQKDHKMALIQMGSVEEAIESLIEFHNHDLGENHHLRVSFSKSSI
- the ptbp1b gene encoding polypyrimidine tract-binding protein 1b isoform X2 produces the protein MKRHWAFKVKYKTVLLYFHGALYPLSQSARGSGLARLQCFADGPIRELLPDAILSVGAVCAGSPTARCMGPVALVPRCAMDGVHQDLTGGTKRGSEELFPSVSTGPYIMSATANGNDSKKFKGDIRGPGVPSRVIHIRKLPNDISEAEVISLGLPFGDITNLLMLKAKNQAFLEMNSEEAAQNMVGYYSTVMPIIRNHLVYVQFSNHKELKTDSSPNQERAQAALRALTTSHVDPAMSAPSAVLRVVVENLVYPVTLDALCQIFSKFGTVLRIIVFTKNSQFQALLQYADGAAAQSAKLSLDGQNIYNGCCTLRISFSKLTSLNVKYNNEKSRDFTRPDLPTGDSQPTMEHPAMATAFTPGIISAGPYAGATHSFSPAFTLQPAMSSHYPGLVPTLPGALASLALPGAPRLGFHHMAAGVSVLLVSNLNPERVSPHCLFVLFGVYGDVMRVKILFNKKENALVQMSDCTQAQLAMSHLSGQQLHGKSLRITPSKHSSVQLPREGHEDQGLTKDYSNSPLHRFKKPGSKNYSNIFPPSATLHLSNIPPSVVEDDLKMLFSTSGAMVKAFKFFQKDHKMALIQMGSVEEAIESLIEFHNHDLGENHHLRVSFSKSSI
- the ptbp1b gene encoding polypyrimidine tract-binding protein 1b isoform X4 — protein: MSATANGNDSKKFKGDIRGPGVPSRVIHIRKLPNDISEAEVISLGLPFGDITNLLMLKAKNQAFLEMNSEEAAQNMVGYYSTVMPIIRNHLVYVQFSNHKELKTDSSPNQERAQAALRALTTSHVDPAMSAPSAVLRVVVENLVYPVTLDALCQIFSKFGTVLRIIVFTKNSQFQALLQYADGAAAQSAKLSLDGQNIYNGCCTLRISFSKLTSLNVKYNNEKSRDFTRPDLPTGDSQPTMEHPAMATAFTPGIISAGPYAGATHSFSPAFTLQPAMSSHYPGLVPTLPGALASLALPGAPRLGFHHMAAGVSVLLVSNLNPERVSPHCLFVLFGVYGDVMRVKILFNKKENALVQMSDCTQAQLAMSHLSGQQLHGKSLRITPSKHSSVQLPREGHEDQGLTKDYSNSPLHRFKKPGSKNYSNIFPPSATLHLSNIPPSVVEDDLKMLFSTSGAMVKAFKFFQKDHKMALIQMGSVEEAIESLIEFHNHDLGENHHLRVSFSKSSI